One Deltaproteobacteria bacterium genomic window carries:
- a CDS encoding oligosaccharide flippase family protein encodes ALAIIQLSFNLLKYFFQYLVIHKKYTFLKLNRANCRRSMLKQIYHYSIYSFIISIALKLLFYTDSVVIGSLLTVSKITFYAIPATLMQYMEKFIYAAISVLTPVISSYDAVGEGTKNRNIYILGSRYALTLSIPVLFVLYTNGTSFISLWMGPEYGQKCSTVLKILIIGYIFAFPQMIANGILKGTSRHKVFAYILIVEAIANLAISIILVRAYDIEGVAFGTTLPLIITNFILVPLYTCKTLGLRYGTYLWRSYATPSVLLVLLGSLYYVRPIETSSYTELIVYSACITFVVAVFSLTYIFDKAHRNWLLGNLKKFLLSPWA; translated from the coding sequence TGGCCCTGGCCATTATCCAGCTCTCTTTTAATCTCTTGAAATATTTTTTTCAATATCTCGTCATCCACAAGAAATATACTTTTTTGAAGCTTAACCGGGCCAATTGCAGGCGCTCAATGTTAAAACAGATTTACCATTACAGCATCTACAGTTTCATTATTTCCATCGCGTTGAAACTGCTTTTTTACACGGACTCCGTGGTTATCGGATCTTTGCTGACCGTAAGCAAAATTACATTCTATGCAATTCCGGCCACCTTGATGCAATATATGGAAAAATTTATTTACGCGGCAATCTCGGTGCTAACACCAGTAATCAGCTCTTACGATGCAGTGGGTGAAGGAACGAAAAATAGGAATATATATATCCTTGGTTCGCGATATGCGCTCACGCTAAGCATACCTGTACTTTTCGTGCTCTATACGAACGGCACATCATTCATATCGCTTTGGATGGGGCCAGAATATGGTCAAAAATGTTCAACTGTTTTAAAAATTTTGATCATAGGATATATTTTTGCTTTTCCCCAGATGATCGCAAACGGGATACTCAAGGGAACAAGCAGACATAAGGTATTCGCGTACATACTTATCGTAGAAGCAATTGCAAACCTTGCAATCAGCATAATACTGGTTCGGGCCTATGATATTGAAGGCGTGGCTTTCGGCACAACATTACCGTTGATTATCACAAACTTCATATTGGTCCCCCTGTATACCTGCAAAACATTGGGCCTACGTTATGGCACCTATCTCTGGAGGAGCTATGCAACCCCATCAGTCTTGCTCGTTCTGCTTGGCAGCCTCTATTACGTAAGGCCCATAGAAACATCGAGTTACACAGAACTGATTGTTTATTCCGCCTGCATTACTTTCGTTGTAGCGGTTTTCTCGCTTACCTATATTTTCGACAAAGCACACAGAAATTGGCTCTTAGGAAACCTGAAGAAGTTTCTGCTCAGCCCTTGGGCCTAA
- a CDS encoding sulfotransferase, protein MKEPIFIIGCPRSGTTLLARMLEPTSYGKPVESHFITKYYKQLSQYGDLSQWKNFNALLTSILRERPVQQWNLNIDLEKFYRGMEEFHYSEIVNKLCLLRAKTRGRAAWGDKTPNYLFDLDILDQLFPDAKYIYIVRDGRDVALSILQKPWGPNNIYCCAEYWEKCNNKHKTVLDKLTKNRQLYPVKYENLIHDPNKIIASIYDFLCEPYDSGKITPLIAHVNKENCNRWKTIMTPHQVRIFESIAEKTLNRFGYETTYHKSKGIIPLAFFYHLHNQIHRKWYLFKLNTIDTIKIKLGLKEPFTE, encoded by the coding sequence ATGAAAGAACCTATATTTATCATAGGATGTCCACGATCGGGCACAACCTTGCTTGCAAGAATGTTGGAGCCTACATCATACGGAAAACCGGTAGAATCACACTTCATCACGAAATACTACAAGCAACTGAGTCAATATGGGGATCTTTCTCAATGGAAGAACTTTAATGCGCTTTTGACAAGCATCTTGAGGGAAAGGCCGGTTCAACAATGGAACTTAAATATTGATCTTGAAAAATTCTATCGTGGAATGGAAGAGTTTCACTATTCAGAGATTGTCAATAAATTATGTCTTCTGCGCGCTAAAACACGAGGACGGGCAGCATGGGGAGATAAGACCCCCAATTACCTGTTCGACCTAGACATTCTGGATCAACTTTTCCCAGACGCAAAATACATCTATATCGTCAGAGATGGAAGAGATGTTGCACTGTCCATATTGCAAAAGCCGTGGGGACCGAACAATATCTACTGTTGTGCTGAATACTGGGAAAAGTGCAATAATAAACACAAGACAGTCCTTGATAAGTTGACGAAAAATCGCCAGCTTTATCCCGTCAAATATGAGAACCTGATTCACGATCCAAATAAGATTATTGCTTCAATCTATGATTTTCTTTGCGAACCATACGACTCGGGCAAAATTACTCCCCTGATTGCACATGTAAACAAGGAGAATTGCAACAGATGGAAAACAATCATGACACCGCACCAAGTCCGAATTTTTGAATCGATCGCGGAAAAGACCCTCAATCGATTTGGTTACGAAACAACTTATCACAAATCGAAAGGTATTATACCTCTTGCCTTCTTTTACCACCTTCATAACCAAATCCACCGAAAGTGGTATCTGTTCAAATTAAACACGATTGATACAATTAAGATAAAACTTGGGCTCAAAGAACCTTTTACAGAATAA
- a CDS encoding glycosyltransferase, which yields MTETDLSIIIPAKNESSELGEALDSIAHHMANHVHHEVIVVDNGSTDDTVAIAKSKGAKVISREKSTIAGLRNAGVEISHGNIILFMDADVRLTKKWGETISDVLKFLHENPRVITGSRCLVPEDDNLFLKYWFSRMTQKNSTYINSGHMITTRKLFDLVGGFTENMITGEDYNFGQKALLQGGIIIENNGLQTIHTGYPKTCSAFINRERWHGTEDFRTWKNICASREATIVLVHIILVVLSILIFSVRSPWSGIIFYFLTMPLFLSTLTIAKFGKPLRPSYLILTSFIFYLYIIGRSLSLFDRIRSRP from the coding sequence ATGACAGAAACAGACCTTTCAATTATTATTCCAGCCAAAAACGAAAGCAGCGAGTTAGGAGAAGCGTTAGACAGTATTGCACATCATATGGCAAATCATGTCCACCATGAAGTCATAGTTGTAGACAATGGTTCCACAGATGATACAGTTGCTATAGCAAAAAGCAAAGGTGCAAAAGTAATATCAAGAGAAAAATCAACTATAGCAGGTCTTAGGAATGCCGGAGTAGAAATATCCCACGGGAACATTATCCTCTTTATGGATGCAGATGTCCGGCTTACAAAAAAGTGGGGAGAAACAATCTCGGATGTACTGAAATTTCTGCATGAAAACCCACGTGTCATTACCGGAAGTCGGTGCCTCGTACCGGAAGACGATAACCTGTTTCTGAAATACTGGTTCTCACGAATGACTCAAAAGAACTCCACATACATTAATTCGGGGCACATGATAACAACAAGGAAATTATTTGATCTGGTCGGCGGTTTTACGGAAAACATGATTACCGGAGAAGACTATAACTTCGGCCAGAAGGCTCTCTTACAAGGAGGGATCATCATTGAAAACAATGGGTTGCAAACCATCCACACAGGATACCCCAAAACTTGTTCGGCATTCATCAATCGGGAACGATGGCATGGTACAGAAGACTTCAGAACGTGGAAGAATATATGTGCATCTAGAGAAGCCACTATCGTTTTAGTACACATCATCCTTGTCGTTCTCTCTATTCTGATTTTCTCGGTCAGAAGTCCCTGGTCCGGAATAATCTTTTATTTCCTTACAATGCCTCTCTTTTTAAGTACCCTAACAATAGCCAAATTCGGCAAGCCGTTGAGGCCATCTTATCTGATATTGACGAGTTTCATATTCTATCTATACATAATAGGCCGTTCGCTTTCTCTTTTTGACAGGATACGCAGTCGTCCCTAA
- a CDS encoding IS5 family transposase: MQPKKMPESGQGDLFRARLDQILNPKHPLFILANQIDWKSFEEDFGAFFVEKQGRPGLPVRLVVGLHYLKYTFDESDESVVERFLENPYWQYFCGFDFFQHEFPLDPSSLVRWRKRIGPKGAEKLLLETVKTAKQNKLLKKNHVNRVNVYTTVQEKAIAFPTDSRLYHKMRKDLVEAAKEREIKLRQSYTRKSKTAILKQGRYRHARQMKRAKKETKKLQIYLGRVIRDIQRKSPHPDVSLKEKLDLAQRILQQKQKDKNKIYSVHAPEVECISKGKAHKKYEFGCKVSVVTTSKDNWIVGIDAIHSNPYDGHTLKQTLKQATRITGWRPKMAYCDRGYRGVSKSVPDVEVHLPKPKRKGLNRTVLKWLKRRSAIEPVIGHLKSDNRMEHNHLQGKEGDRINAMFSGCGFNMRKLLRAFLCSIFKVFLSLQQTGSDRIDQDNPISMTA; the protein is encoded by the coding sequence ATGCAACCGAAAAAGATGCCTGAAAGCGGCCAGGGAGATCTTTTCCGAGCCCGTCTCGACCAGATCCTGAATCCGAAACATCCCCTCTTCATCCTGGCCAACCAGATCGACTGGAAGAGTTTTGAAGAGGACTTCGGAGCCTTCTTCGTGGAGAAGCAAGGCCGACCCGGTCTTCCCGTCCGTCTCGTCGTGGGACTGCACTACCTGAAATACACTTTTGATGAAAGTGACGAGTCGGTGGTGGAACGCTTTCTGGAAAACCCCTATTGGCAATACTTCTGCGGATTCGACTTCTTTCAGCATGAGTTTCCTCTGGATCCTTCATCCCTCGTCCGCTGGCGGAAACGGATCGGGCCGAAGGGAGCGGAGAAACTCTTGTTGGAAACGGTGAAGACGGCCAAGCAAAACAAACTCCTCAAGAAGAACCATGTAAATCGTGTTAATGTCTATACCACCGTCCAGGAAAAGGCGATTGCCTTCCCCACCGATTCCCGGCTTTATCACAAGATGCGCAAGGACCTGGTTGAAGCTGCCAAAGAGCGTGAGATCAAATTACGCCAGAGCTACACCCGCAAAAGCAAAACCGCTATTTTGAAACAAGGTCGTTACCGCCATGCCCGCCAGATGAAAAGAGCGAAAAAGGAAACCAAAAAACTTCAGATCTATCTCGGTCGCGTCATTCGTGATATTCAACGGAAATCCCCTCATCCGGATGTTTCCCTGAAAGAGAAACTCGATCTTGCCCAAAGGATCCTTCAACAAAAACAGAAAGACAAGAACAAGATTTACAGCGTTCACGCCCCGGAAGTGGAATGCATCTCCAAAGGCAAGGCCCATAAAAAATATGAATTCGGCTGCAAGGTCTCCGTGGTTACCACTTCTAAAGACAACTGGATCGTGGGCATTGATGCAATTCACAGCAACCCCTATGACGGCCATACCTTGAAACAAACGCTGAAACAGGCGACGCGGATCACCGGTTGGAGGCCGAAGATGGCCTACTGTGACCGGGGATACCGAGGGGTCTCCAAGAGTGTCCCAGATGTCGAGGTCCACCTTCCCAAACCAAAAAGAAAAGGGCTGAACCGTACCGTCTTGAAGTGGCTGAAAAGAAGGTCTGCGATTGAACCGGTCATCGGGCATCTCAAATCGGACAACCGGATGGAACACAACCACCTGCAGGGCAAAGAGGGCGACCGGATCAACGCAATGTTCTCCGGATGCGGCTTTAATATGAGAAAGCTCCTCCGGGCTTTCTTATGCTCGATTTTCAAAGTGTTTTTATCGCTTCAACAAACGGGATCGGATCGAATTGACCAA